One Monomorium pharaonis isolate MP-MQ-018 chromosome 4, ASM1337386v2, whole genome shotgun sequence DNA segment encodes these proteins:
- the LOC105835836 gene encoding uncharacterized protein LOC105835836 codes for MISINDTCKIKNIALSSKTVKPDYKSSLPSLIKNVRMQSDFHVTAILKTLVDRQEETNGKIDNVILMLNRIYRKLVPEEEKVRRPKNLPTLPLSDKDVFSEMQTFLISEDNFYPIVDYIVKLMKADGQTDYYQN; via the exons ATGATTTCTATTAATGATACCTGTAAAATCAAAAACATTGCTTTATCTTCGAAAACTGTTAAGCCtgattataaat ctTCCTTAccatctttaataaaaaacgttCGTATGCAATCAG aTTTCCATGTTACTGCTATTCTTAAAACTCTAGTGGACAGACAAGAAGAAACAAATGGTAAAATAGATAACGTAATTTTGATGCTTAATAGAATATATCGCAAATTAGTCCCAGAGGAGGAAAAAGTTAGAAGGCCGAAAAATCTTCCTACCCTTCCCTTGAGTGACAAAGACGTATTTTCAGAAATGCAAACATTCTTGATATCTGAAGACAACTTTTATCctata GTagattatattgttaaattaatgaagGCTGACGGCCAAACTGATTATTaccaaaattaa